One Rhizoctonia solani chromosome 3, complete sequence genomic region harbors:
- a CDS encoding Retrotransposon gag protein → MATRSRSSARPQSPLDQGELGPALPATAAESTSLEPEVYGEVSLSRAISLILGLQNQVLRLERELEETKEATKEARDWMGAVDQALTRIEARGGAPHTPEDRKPPAVEATPRPIPKTNTFPAPSAPLVAWATLSKAPPAFAQPAPVRAPPRVYTPPTPAPIQPQTPLQPAAPIATYQPPVKVDHPDAYTGKIGNEARQWLTQMLAWVRLNQRMFPTNQETLSFLLMNMKDVAGACAHPHLDQLGSHRALIQTVDKFRTEFLAAFGNPDATRAAERQITHLTQTGSCAEYITKFRTIAMDLDWNDAALRGQFARGLHWEVSRLIATQERRPTTLLKLQNAALVIDNALQEERASHPPKGNKSGASTTTPNRGASTGQQATRPGRLSSDPNFVSKEERNRRRAEGLCIKCGKAGHKFAECRTGWKATPKEEGVKKEAAKVGEESGPELGKD, encoded by the coding sequence atggcaacccgctcccggagcTCCGCTCgtccccaatcccctctcgatcaaggagagttgggacccgctcttccggcaaccgcCGCTGAGTCAACCAGCCttgaaccagaggtctatggggaagtctccctcagccgtgcaatctccctcatcttgggattgcaaaaccaagtcctccggCTCGAACGGGAACTCgaggaaaccaaggaagcaaccaaggaagcccgagactggatgggcgcagtcgatcaagccctcactcgcattgaggctaggggtggagccccacacacaccagaagaccggaaacctccggcagtcgaggccacgcccaggcccatacccaaaaccaacacttttccagcgcctagtgcgccccttgttgcctgggcTACCCTCTCCAAAGCTCCCCCCGCCTTTGCTCAACCAGCTCCCGTCCGGGCTCCCCCGCGAGTCTATACTCCCCCTACACCTGCGCCTATCCAGCCCCAAACCCCCCTTCAACCAGCGGCTCCTATAGCCACATACCAACCCCCGGTCAAGgtagaccaccctgacgctTACACCGGGAAGATAGGGAATGAAGCCCGCCAATGGTTAACCcaaatgttggcatgggtccGCCTTAACCagcggatgttccccaccaaTCAGGAGACATtgtcattcctcctgatgaacatgaaggacgtagCAGGAGCATGTGCACATCCCCACCttgatcaacttgggtcccacagggccctaaTTCAAACAGTTGACAAATTCAggacggagttcttggctgcattcGGTAATCCGGATGCCACGCGAGCCGCTGagcggcaaatcacccacctcactcagacaggatcctgtgctgagtatatTACGAAGtttaggaccattgccatggacctagactggaacgacgccgcccttcgcgggcaatttgcacgtggcctccactgggaggtcagccgcctcatcgCCACCCAAGAACGGCGCCCCACAACACTCctcaagctgcagaatgcgGCCCtagtcattgacaacgccctccaagaggagcgcgccagccacccgcctaagggtaataagtctggtgcctccactaccacccccaataggggggcaagtaccggccaacaggccacaagaccagggcgcctaTCCAGCGATCCCAACTTcgtctccaaggaggagcgcaaccgccgcagggctgaaggcctctgcatcaaatgcggaaAAGCAGGGCATAAAttcgcggaatgccgcactggctggaaagccacgcctaaggaggaaggcgtcaaaaaagaagccgccaaagTTGGCGAGGAGTCTGGACccgaattgggaaaagactaa